A stretch of the Aggregicoccus sp. 17bor-14 genome encodes the following:
- a CDS encoding transcriptional regulator: protein MADKWDKQLMQLLRRTGEELKRSGEELRVEAQRLLTEVRDPANQAKVKAGVEELKAWAKQAGREATELLETTVKKVEGAVDSFQSRSGQGQSGSASDTAARTPRAPEPSPAPPAAKRAAAKAPEKTPAKAPEKTIGKKAGARPARTPPEGSAKPRPKTVGKKKRPASP from the coding sequence ATGGCCGACAAGTGGGACAAGCAGCTCATGCAGCTGCTGCGCAGGACGGGAGAGGAGCTCAAGCGCTCGGGCGAGGAGCTGCGCGTGGAGGCCCAGCGCCTGCTCACCGAGGTGCGCGACCCGGCGAACCAGGCGAAGGTGAAGGCCGGCGTCGAGGAGCTCAAGGCCTGGGCAAAGCAGGCGGGCCGCGAGGCCACCGAGCTGCTCGAGACCACCGTGAAGAAGGTGGAGGGCGCCGTGGACAGCTTCCAGAGCCGCAGCGGCCAGGGCCAGAGTGGCAGCGCCTCCGACACCGCCGCCCGCACACCCCGTGCGCCCGAGCCCAGCCCGGCGCCTCCGGCCGCGAAGAGGGCGGCAGCGAAGGCGCCCGAGAAGACCCCGGCGAAGGCACCGGAGAAGACCATCGGGAAGAAGGCCGGCGCCCGCCCCGCGCGCACCCCGCCGGAGGGCAGCGCCAAGCCCCGCCCCAAGACCGTGGGGAAGAAGAAGCGGCCGGCCTCGCCCTGA
- the grpE gene encoding nucleotide exchange factor GrpE has protein sequence MSAPSEKGNFSTEIGQDVIDEALRSVERHQPASASPPESTDPTEPAASDEAGVELSVEGAPEPSGAPAADAAQLQALRAELESVRAQLELSQAKGREMMEKIKDSHERALRAAADLDNFKKRAAKEKEDVQKFGSEKLLKDLLPVVDNLERALEASSRTPDLASLEKGVAMTRKLFEDTLGRHGVKGFSAKGQPFDPRLHEAMQQVPTADVPAGHVAFEVLRGFTLNDRLVRPALVAVAVAPPAPAAVEAQGPVAEAPAQGSTPESGNGSAEGQGNDSSGGSR, from the coding sequence GTGTCCGCCCCCAGCGAAAAAGGCAACTTCAGTACGGAGATCGGTCAGGACGTGATCGACGAGGCGCTGCGCAGCGTGGAGCGCCACCAACCGGCCTCCGCGTCTCCTCCCGAGTCCACCGACCCCACCGAGCCCGCAGCGTCCGACGAGGCCGGCGTCGAGCTCAGCGTGGAAGGCGCTCCGGAGCCCTCGGGAGCCCCTGCTGCAGATGCAGCCCAGTTGCAGGCGCTGCGCGCCGAGCTCGAGAGCGTGCGCGCCCAGCTCGAGCTGAGCCAGGCCAAGGGCCGCGAGATGATGGAGAAGATCAAGGACAGCCACGAGCGCGCCCTGCGCGCCGCGGCGGACCTGGACAACTTCAAGAAGCGCGCGGCCAAGGAGAAGGAGGACGTGCAGAAGTTCGGCAGCGAGAAGCTGCTCAAGGACCTGCTGCCCGTCGTGGACAACCTGGAGCGCGCGCTCGAGGCGAGCAGCCGCACGCCGGACCTCGCCAGCCTGGAGAAGGGCGTGGCGATGACCCGCAAGCTCTTCGAGGACACGCTGGGCCGCCACGGCGTGAAGGGCTTCAGCGCCAAGGGCCAGCCCTTCGACCCGCGCCTGCACGAGGCGATGCAGCAGGTGCCCACGGCAGACGTGCCCGCCGGGCACGTCGCCTTCGAGGTGCTGCGCGGCTTCACCCTCAACGACCGCCTCGTGCGTCCCGCGCTCGTCGCGGTCGCGGTGGCTCCGCCGGCTCCGGCCGCAGTGGAGGCCCAGGGGCCCGTGGCCGAAGCGCCGGCGCAGGGGTCCACGCCGGAGTCGGGCAACGGAAGTGCTGAGGGCCAGGGCAACGACAGCTCCGGGGGGAGTCGGTAA
- the dnaK gene encoding molecular chaperone DnaK, which translates to MGKVIGIDLGTTNSCVSVMEGGEPVVIPNSEGSRTTPSMVGFTESGERLVGQIAKRQGITNPENTVFAVKRLIGRKFDSPEAKKAIAVSSFRVSPSPNGDAWVEVRGKGYSPPEISAIVLMKMKQTAEDYLGEPVTEAVITVPAYFNDGQRQATKDAGRIAGLNVLRIINEPTAAALAYGLDKVKDAGTERIAVYDLGGGTFDISILELNAGVFEVKSTNGDTFLGGEDFDQRLIDYLAKRFADANNGLDLRKDRMALQRLKEAAERAKHELSSAPETEVNLPFITADASGPKHLTETLERATLEDMVTDLIERTIEPCRIALKDAGLTAQQVNQVLLVGGMTRMPRVQARVKEFFGREPHKGINPDEVVAVGAAIQGGVLKGEVKDVLLLDVTPLSLGVETAGGVFTKIIDKNTTIPCKKGQVFSTAVDNQPLVSVHVLQGEREMAADNKTLARFELVGIPPAPRGVPQIEVSFDIDANGIVHVSAKDLGTGKQQAVRVVSNSGLSETEIQGMIADAQAHQGDDKRKKELAELRNNADGLIYTTEKSLEEYANLLTEKDREEIKVDLERLKAQLPIDDAVKLKEVFQRLEGSAYRIADAIYADQQKAGG; encoded by the coding sequence ATGGGCAAGGTCATCGGAATCGATCTCGGGACGACCAACTCCTGCGTCTCCGTCATGGAGGGCGGTGAGCCGGTCGTCATCCCCAACAGCGAGGGCAGCCGCACCACGCCCTCCATGGTCGGCTTCACGGAGTCCGGCGAGCGCCTGGTCGGGCAGATCGCCAAGCGCCAGGGCATCACCAACCCGGAGAACACCGTCTTCGCGGTGAAGCGGCTCATCGGCCGCAAGTTCGACTCGCCCGAGGCCAAGAAGGCCATCGCGGTGAGCAGCTTCCGCGTCAGCCCCAGCCCCAACGGGGACGCCTGGGTCGAGGTGCGCGGCAAGGGCTACAGCCCGCCCGAGATCAGCGCCATCGTGCTGATGAAGATGAAGCAGACGGCGGAGGACTACCTGGGTGAGCCGGTCACCGAGGCGGTCATCACCGTCCCCGCCTACTTCAACGACGGCCAGCGCCAGGCCACCAAGGACGCGGGCCGCATCGCCGGCCTCAACGTGCTGCGCATCATCAACGAGCCCACGGCCGCGGCGCTCGCCTACGGCCTGGACAAGGTGAAGGACGCGGGCACCGAGCGCATCGCGGTCTACGACCTGGGCGGCGGCACCTTCGATATCTCCATCCTCGAGCTCAACGCGGGCGTGTTCGAGGTCAAGAGCACCAACGGCGACACCTTCCTGGGCGGCGAGGACTTCGACCAGCGCCTCATCGACTACCTGGCCAAGCGCTTCGCGGATGCGAACAACGGCCTGGACCTGCGCAAGGACCGCATGGCGCTGCAGCGCCTGAAGGAGGCCGCCGAGCGCGCGAAGCACGAGCTGTCCAGCGCGCCGGAGACCGAGGTCAACCTCCCCTTCATCACCGCGGACGCGAGCGGCCCCAAGCACCTCACCGAGACGCTCGAGCGCGCCACGCTCGAGGACATGGTCACCGACCTCATCGAGCGCACCATCGAGCCCTGCCGCATCGCGCTCAAGGACGCCGGGCTCACCGCGCAGCAGGTGAACCAGGTGCTGCTGGTGGGCGGCATGACCCGCATGCCGCGCGTGCAGGCGCGGGTGAAGGAGTTCTTCGGCCGCGAGCCGCACAAGGGCATCAACCCGGACGAGGTGGTCGCCGTGGGCGCCGCCATCCAGGGCGGCGTGCTCAAGGGCGAGGTGAAGGACGTGCTGCTGCTGGACGTCACGCCCCTGTCCCTGGGCGTCGAGACGGCCGGCGGCGTCTTCACCAAGATCATCGACAAGAACACCACCATCCCCTGCAAGAAGGGCCAGGTGTTCAGCACCGCGGTGGACAACCAGCCGCTGGTGAGCGTGCACGTGCTGCAGGGCGAGCGCGAGATGGCGGCGGACAACAAGACGCTCGCGCGCTTCGAGCTGGTGGGCATCCCGCCCGCGCCGCGCGGCGTGCCGCAGATCGAGGTCTCCTTCGACATCGACGCCAACGGCATCGTGCACGTGAGCGCCAAGGACCTGGGCACCGGCAAGCAGCAGGCGGTGCGCGTGGTGAGCAACTCGGGCCTCAGCGAGACCGAGATCCAGGGGATGATCGCGGACGCCCAGGCGCACCAGGGCGACGACAAGAGGAAGAAGGAGCTCGCCGAGCTGCGCAACAACGCGGACGGGCTCATCTACACCACCGAGAAGAGCCTCGAGGAGTACGCGAACCTCCTCACCGAGAAGGACCGCGAGGAGATCAAGGTGGACCTGGAGCGGCTCAAGGCCCAGCTGCCCATCGACGACGCGGTGAAGCTCAAGGAGGTGTTCCAGCGCCTCGAGGGCAGCGCCTACCGCATCGCGGACGCCATCTACGCGGACCAGCAGAAGGCGGGCGGCTAG
- a CDS encoding HAMP domain-containing protein, producing the protein MQSLRAKLGAGAALLALLTALACAQLLATRRAVLQVPAEQLRSAQVLEALLTVSTQGSTYVARVGEALTTDVPDLDAVREARAALAAALARLEQVASPADRPSYRPLREAFEALDGQARGALLPGQMRHRAALDGELALVEATYEQDWTPALAVAVGAARADAARVQASTAARASGLLRLVLLLPAGLVLALLLLWGWALRPHLRALQRLGEEAQRLARGEGGVRVPVQRADELGVLGSALNRLAWQREGTAPPLPEDEGERGGTSSA; encoded by the coding sequence GTGCAGAGCCTGCGCGCGAAGCTTGGGGCAGGGGCGGCGCTGCTCGCGCTGCTCACCGCGCTCGCCTGCGCGCAGCTGCTCGCCACCCGCCGCGCCGTGCTGCAGGTGCCCGCCGAGCAGCTGCGCAGCGCGCAGGTGCTCGAGGCGCTGCTCACCGTGAGCACCCAGGGCAGCACCTACGTCGCCCGCGTGGGCGAGGCGCTCACCACGGACGTGCCGGACCTGGACGCCGTGCGCGAGGCGCGCGCCGCGCTCGCCGCCGCGCTCGCCCGGCTCGAGCAGGTGGCGAGCCCCGCGGACCGGCCGAGCTACCGGCCCCTGCGCGAGGCCTTCGAGGCGCTGGATGGCCAGGCGCGCGGGGCGCTCTTGCCCGGGCAGATGCGCCACCGCGCCGCGCTCGACGGAGAGCTCGCGCTGGTGGAGGCGACGTACGAGCAGGACTGGACCCCGGCGCTCGCCGTGGCGGTGGGGGCGGCGCGCGCGGACGCCGCGCGCGTGCAGGCGAGCACGGCCGCCCGCGCCTCCGGGCTGCTGCGGCTGGTGCTGCTGCTGCCCGCGGGCCTGGTGCTCGCACTGCTGCTGCTGTGGGGCTGGGCGCTGCGGCCCCACCTGCGCGCGCTGCAGCGGCTCGGCGAGGAGGCGCAGCGGCTCGCGCGGGGCGAGGGCGGCGTGCGCGTGCCCGTGCAGCGCGCGGACGAGCTGGGCGTGCTCGGCTCCGCGCTCAACCGGCTGGCGTGGCAGCGCGAGGGGACGGCTCCCCCTCTCCCGGAGGACGAGGGGGAGCGCGGGGGCACTAGTAGCGCTTGA